In Aegilops tauschii subsp. strangulata cultivar AL8/78 chromosome 3, Aet v6.0, whole genome shotgun sequence, one genomic interval encodes:
- the LOC141042464 gene encoding uncharacterized protein, which yields MAPPPLLRPARTSLTGEELLHAVCASSRLANSLNRQELARHGVRQPRPPLLHPDPHHAAYSAADLDALRPRVPAVLLLPGERHASTFVRFKRKSKRDARSALLFHPASNEETHSRVDLSPRQAARAPPPVRRLGRRLAKLRSLPAIAGRRQRQVPLSASSASSETSASHRVKPALTARSPHRGRVVLLRGTRPRPRLLAQPPAPRSSVPLQASLSTVPGLGPWLRFRSGVVRIRSTTSVCLLHGLVLLPYMISVAGADDTSADDATELKWEFDEELGRYYVSFPDDQ from the exons ATGGCGCCACCTCCTCTACTTCGTCCCGCGCGCACGAGCCTAACGGGAGAGGAGCTCCTCCATGCCGTGTGTGCCTCCAGCCGCCTCGCCAATTCCCTGAACCGTCAG GAACTAGCCCGCCATGGAGTTCGTCAGCCGCGTCCGCCACTTCTGCACCCGGATCCGCACCACGCCGCCTACTCCGCCGCGGACCTGGACGCACTGCGCCCTCGGGTCCCCGCCGTCCTGCTTCTCCCCGGCGAGAGGCACGCCTCTACCTTCGTTCGGTTCAAGCGAAAGAGCAAGCGGGATGCCCGTTCCGCCCTTCTGTTTCACCCTGCATCGAACGAGGAGACGCACTCCCGCGTTGACCTCTCCCCTCGCCAAGCCGCCCGAGCACCTCCTCCAGTTCGTCGCCTCGGTCGCCGCCTTGCCAAGCTCCGCTCGCTGCCGGCCATCGCCGGGAGACGCCAGCGCCAAGTCCCCCTGTCTGCTTCCTCTGCATCGAGCGAGACCAGCGCCAGCCATCGGGTCAAGCCCGCGTTGACCGCCCGCTCGCCGCACCGTGGACGCGTCGTCCTGCTGCGTGGGACGCGGCCTCGTCCGCGCCTCCTGGCCCAACCTCCCGCACCGCGGTCCAGCGTGCCCTTGCAGGCCTCCCTCTCCACTGTCCCGGGCCTTGGCCCATGG cttcggtttcgttccggagttgtgaggattcgttcgactacgtctgtttgtctccttcatggactcgttcttcttccttacatgatttcag ttgcaggtgccgacgataccagtgcagatgacgcaaccgagctcaagtgggagttcgacgaggaacttggtcgttactatgtttcgtttcctgatgatcagtag